The genomic stretch catctccagccttcagcctgtgacaaatagaacatggctgccctcattgtatcaaggGAATAAATCAAACTATTGAAgtagtttgcagctagatttgctgtgtaaactatctaaactttagataagatatatagacaagttacttgttatagtttttccatcttggatccgctttaaagaaagaaaaaaaaaaaaccttctgggggatacttgccttgggagggggaagcctctggatcctaccaagacttcctccatcctcctccgttCCGGGAAGCAAGCACTGCGACCCCCTGAAcagcggcaaggtaaatatttacctattgTGATCcagagcaggcacagtagcgACTATTCGTTTGGGCTACGGCAGAACTAGCCGAGCCGAccgtatctgctctactgcgcaggcccgaGTCCTTTCCGCCtatgcagtagagcagatcgatcAGGCTCTGTTATTTCCACCCTAGCCTGAATGAGGAGCCGCTACTGCGGCAGATctcagtaggtaaatattgcgcAGTAATGGTCAGGCTTTGTCGAGGaagttttgggggagccagcgttggattcccccaggctacagaggacaaggaagcctcattgggaccctgaagctTCCCCTTCCGATgtaagtatctcccagagggagattttttgttacaggttctctttaaatcttacCAATAATGAATtatggataaaaaaaataaaaaaattctagaTTAAAAAGCCAACACTTTAAAAAAGTGAATATGGCAGGCTGCTCGTCTCCCGAAGAGACAGAAAGGAGCAGGGATGTGAGTGGCGAGCACAATTAGATTATTAGACACAAGTAGCGGACGGCCGTTAGCCTGTAAGATCAGCGCTGGGGATTAAAGTCTTACCCGACACACAGAGCAGGTGAACACTAGAGCAGCTTTAGCTGCAGCCTTCTGATCATGTCCTTGTTTCTTCTTCTGTTCCGCCTGTTTCTTGGCATTTTTCTGTTGGGATTGTAGCTTCTGGTGTCCTCGAGCCATATCTGCAATGTTAAACAGTTTTACATGCACAGAAGCTGAGAAAATCCACAAAGCATAGCAGGTGTGCTGAAACCTATTTACTGGAAAACAAAGACTGAGAAGGGAGGGCCGATCAGCAACACCTGTTGGTTTTCATGCAGAAACTAAGACAGTATAAATAATACTATAAAGGGTAGCTACATAATACAGCACTTTAGTAAGAAGAGACCACTGACATTACACAATGTGTTTAAATCCTCCATCCCTATAGAGCATCATCTAGATGGGGACATGGGGTGTCCAACAACCTTTGTAATATATAGCAGGACCCTCATCCCAGGTCTGGCCAAGGTTCTCAGCCAGACAGCAGAGTACACAATATCATGGTCACAACAATTCACCAGATCTCACCACTAGGGAGAATCAAACGGCAGATTTGACTCAAGACCCAATAACTACCCACCCCCAAACAAACCACAACCTTGTAGTGGATTCTACTAGGTTTCCATTctacaataataaaaataaaggttTTTGTTGCGTTCTGTTGCTCTTAGAAAGATtatctcacttcctgtctggacaggaagtgcAAGAAATTCTCACACAAGGCAGTGAAAAGCTATAAAACCCCAAAAGAGGCACAGACCTTCAGAAAAGAGGGAAACTTCTATTGtcaagaaaaaaaagttacacaaacgatcgctaatgctgggaatacacgtttcgtttttgccttcgtttcgattgtgccttttgtccttttcgatcccgaaataatcgatcgtacggttaatatcaccacccacggtttcggtttttttttccgattctgatggtttcgtttttccaatgatcgaaggctgcaaagaaacgaaacgtagtacagggacggacggcataaacgaatatataatcgatctgaacagccatcaagcctaccaatggttcgattagatggataaagagagataatatcaaacatgttcgatcactagtcgttcgtttttggggtctattaatcgaaactataatgagattatgactattttcacatacgttttcaacactcgattcgtttaccgaacgaatcgaaggctaaaacgaaggcaaaaacgaaacgtgtattcccagcattagagcccttttccacaaTCATGCTGTGCATGCGATCACACAAGCTGCTTTTTCTATTCACTAAAGTGCGATCTGGACGGCAATCCACTAAAAAGAAAGATAGGCAGTGTTTCCCTATGCAGCTCGTAAGCAGAAAAACCCTGCAGATGATTCGCtcccagtggaaacaggcccttagtctaCAAGTGGCTATCGCCAACAACAAAATTACTACGGCACCCTTTATGGATGTATGCATTGTTAACTCACTTCTTacaacaagcatacgctctaacttaaggttgccatacactggtcgatttgccatcagattgaccaacagatagatccccctctgatcgaatctgatcagagagggatcgtatggctgcctttactgcaaacagattgtgaatcgatttcagtatgaaacagATTCACAatctggagctgccgctgcctgccgaCAATTCCTCccgcccccccgcatacattacctgatctggccggcgcgagtcccctggtctccgctgtctcttctccgctctgggctccagcttcactttatttCCAGCcggggaaagtttaaacagtagagggcgatctactgtttaaacttcctgtcaggacaggaagtgcagccagccggagcccagcgtggagaagtgacagcgggtacacgcgccggcggagcaggtaatgtattgccgctagcgtcggtcattcgaacgccgccatcgacgcactcccgacccaccggcgatcgagcgaaatcttccgcacggacggaaacGATCTATTTGACAGAAAtcgatcggtcagcgtttgctcaacgatttcacagcagattcgatcacagtgatcgaatctgctgtatatcggcgggaaaattgttaagtgtatgggccctttaGGCCATTTCCCGTtctacctctggccaagttgcactcctaaaacacactgcctctaggtatgaatactgTATACTACCCTACCTCTTGTTCcctcccattcctttagattgtaagctcacaagggcagagctctctcacccttttgtgctttggaatttgttatacattttaataaTCATGTTATTTTTGCCACTGAAattactaattctgtattttgtatattgctgtacaccattgtctattgttttgtaccccatgtttgtttcttactttgcacaACGAAACAAAATATATTGGCACTTTAAATAATAACAAACGTCCTCTTCTTTCACACGAGCATTTACATGCAACCTTCACAGCTCTTACCAATGCAGACAATTACGGTAAGGATGTGTAGCATAGATACTGAAACAGCTGTTACAAAACCAGCCACTTACCAAAGCAAGGACCACAAGCAAGTACAAAACAATAGCCACTCAATATAACTGTGGTTTGTGAATGGTTATACAAGTTAATCAAGACGCACTGAATTCAcagcggggagaggggaaaaCTAGTACATACATAAAAACACTTGTATATAACATCTTTATATCATTTCCGTTACAGTGCTTATGTAACACAAGCCCAGGCTGTGCACACATCTAAGGCAATGGCAGTGTGTAGAAAAAGCCCTGTGTGCATTCCTGGAAGTCAGAGGACCAGAAGAACTCATTTTCAGGGAAATTCCCAGACAGGCAGCCTATGAACAGCAACAAAGATCTGACTAGAATTTAGCAAATTGGATATGAAGCAGATGTTATGTTTCCATAGAAACAACTGCAGAACCTGAACCAACAACTTGCAACATGAAAACAAGAAATCCCTTGTCTAAGATAATCACTGGGTAGAAAGAACAAGAAAGTCAGCTTACAGGATTGTGGTGACTGAGGAAAAGGGCATCAACTCAGACACATAGGGACAGAAAATTAATCCTAACGTGGCCTACAAAAGATCTCTTCATATGGATGTGAAGGTGCAATCTTGGCCATACATTATTCAATTATGAATCGGGTTTTTGATCAAGATTACAATCTATATAATTATCAATaatataaaggacaactgtagcgagaggtatgtggaggctccaatatttatttccttttaggcaataacagggcttatgcagatcaggtgtttctgacataatatctgactaaattagctgcatgctggtttctggtgtgttattcagacactacagcagccacatagattagcagggctgccaggcaaccggtattgtttaaggctaggtccacactagacccggttgcaggacggacactgcagtccggatcaggggaagtaccaaccgtactgcaaactgatgaaagtgcatcagtttccattcaggtttttccctgacagaaaacgtctctatcattaggaaggagttggaggattttttgggccaatcataaagctcaggctatccgttttcacatcagttttttgcctgtggagctggagatgcgttttctcattgcttttactgcccctgcgtgtatccgtggtcctgatccgttgcgtgaaaatgaaaatgcagcaggtccggaccttccgttcaggttttgaaaacggatccccacaaacgcagacggatccgttttttacttgggtgaggctggctgctattttaaacattagtatccgggactccgtttttcatcaggtttgaaaaatgcagccacggatacgtttccggacctagtgtggacgcagcctaacaggaaataaatatggcagcctccatatacctaccacttcagttgacctttaagacTGACTAAAGACTGGCAttgcgaaaaaaaaaatctttcctacCTCTTTCAGTCCAttgaatcgcaaatcgctgccTGCAGCACTTTGAGAGCAATCACATCAGTGGCTGCAATAGCCAAATTGCGATTGCTGTCATAATTTCAGCACTTCTGTGACTAAGCAAATTGCAGGCGCTTTGCCACTGGTCTATAGCTACCCTTATAGGAAACAGAAGCACTACAATAGACAAGCGAAGTACAATTTTGCAAATATTTAGCTTCACatggggttaaaggacaactgtaatgagagggatatggaggctgccataattttcttccttttaaacaataccagttgcctggctatcctgctgaacctctgcctctaatgcttttagccatagaccctgaacaagcatgcagcagatcaggtttttgacatcgccagatctaacaagattagcggcatacttgtttctgatgttatccagatatacagtggtgtgaaaaactatttgccccccttcctgatttcttattcttttgcatgtttatcacacttaaatgtttctgctcatcaaaaaccgttaattattagtcaaagataacataattgaacacaaaatgcagttttaaatgatggtttttattatttagtgagaaaaataactcaaaacctacatggccctgtgtgaaaaagaaattgccccctgaacctaataactgattggaccacccttagcagcaataactgcaatcaagcatttgcgataacttgcaatgagtcttttacagcgctcgaggaattttggcccactcatctttgcagaattgcagaattgttgtaattcagcttttattgagggttttctagcatgaaccgcctttttaaggtcatgccacaacatctcaataggattcaggtcagggctttgactaggccactccaaagtcttcattttgtttttctttagccattcagaggtggatttgctggtgtgttttgggtcattgtcctgctgcagcacccaagatcgcttcagcttgagttgagaaacagatggccggacattctccttcaggattttttggtagacagtagaatttatggttccatctatcacagcaagccttccaggtcctgaagcagcaaaacaaccccagaccatcacactaccaccaccatattttactgttggtatgatgtgcttttgctgaaatgctgtgttacttctacgccagatgtaacgggacacgcaccttccacaaggtattttcccaaaagtcttggcaatcattgagatgttttttagcaaaattgagatgagccttaatgttctttttgcttaaaagtggtttgcgccttggatatctgccatgcaggccgtttttgcccagtctctttcttatggtggagtcgtgaacactgaccttaattgaggcaagtgaggcctgcagttctttagatgttgccctggggtcttttgtggcctctcggatgagttttctctgcgctcttggggtaattttggtcagccggccactcctgggaaggttcatcactgttccatgtttttgccatttatggataatggctctcactgtggttcgctggagtcccaaagctttagaaatggctttacaacctttaccagactgatagatctcaattacagtacttttgttctcatttgttcctgaatttctttggatcttggcatgatgtctagcttttgaggtgcttttggtctacttctctgtgtcagatagctcctatttaagtgatttcttgattgaaacaggtgtggcagtaatcaggcctgggggtgactacagaaattgaacttaggtgtgataaaccacaattaagttatttttaaacaaggggggcaatcactttttcacactgggacatgtagatttggagtttctttgccttaaaataaaaaacatcatttaaaactgcattgtgtgttcaattatgttatctttgactaataattaacggtttttgatgagcagaaacatttaaatgtgacaaacatgcaaaaaaataagaaatcaggaagggggcaaatagtttttcacaccactgtagatcagcagggctgcaatgccactagtattgtttaaaaggaaatatggcagcctccatacccctcgcactttagttgtcctttaaagtggatccaagataaacttttactcattgcataacggTGTTCCTTTcaaatagtttatagggcattcctcaagccaaataccgtTTTGTTTTaacactaattccctataaactaaacaagccttgcccacagcttctccagagtgccttggcactctctgacccatgtagcaagggattatgggagcacagtctgggcaggaggaggaggttactagccagagatttcagaggcagaggggaggaggaaagggaagttttcacaggctgagggcaggagatgctatcagcttgcctgtgacaaatgtgacaaacagaacatggccgctcattgtatcacaggaataaatcataaaCTTttcaagctgtttgcagctagatttgctgtgtaaacgatctaaactttagaaaagatatatagacaagttacttgttatagttcgtttttcatcttggatccgctttaaaattaCTCCCACTATCACTTCAGGTAAGAGACCATCAATGAGTTGCAAATAATTCAGAGCTGAGGTTACATTTGTTAGGCAAATTATGCATCAACTCAATTATTCACATTTCATTGGAATATCCCCATTTCTGACTAGTGGAGGAATATTAAATAATTTGCtcataacacaaaaaaaaaaaaaaattggacccaagctcttgcaaagaacagactGAAAACTTAATTCCGCATAGAAGTCAGCTGCACTGAGctgttaacctcctgggcgataatcccgagctgagctcggggtatgtcgcgcaggaggaggagttctcaggccctggagggccgatttgcgtaattttatttttgttacacgcagctagcactttgctagctgtgtgtaacttccgatcgccgccgatccgccgctacccgccgtgctgcgcagccccccccccctccccgaccccttgcgcagcctggccaatcagtgccaggcagcgctgaggggtggatcgggactccctctgacgtcacgacgtcggtgacgtcatgccgccctgtcgccatggcgcccggggaagcccagcaggaaatcccgttctgaacgggattttctgcttactctgatcgctgaaggcgatcggagtgggtggggggatgccgctgcgcagcggctatcatgtagcgagtccagggctcgctacatgatataaaaaaaaagaaattaaaaaaaaaaagtgctgcgccccctcctgggtgatgtaattatatcgcccagagggttaatttaGATACAGTTGAGTATCAAACAGAAGTGGAGGAGCACTATGCCTTAGGGAGGAATTGCTGCGTGCCTAAGCCTCAGACCCCAGTACCCTCAGGGTCCACATAAAGTATTGTAgaaaaaggctggcaccacacAAAGGTAGCAAAAATAAAAgagattagctctttattggttcgtCATGAAAATGACAACATTGTCAAAAAAAGTAGGCTTTGGCCTACAGTTGAGTGTAACAAGTGTGTAATCAGTACGCATGACTCACCTCAGCATTAGTTGTACAGGAAAGACTGATGCTTTAACCCTTCCTTTGCTCCCTGAAAGTTCATCCAGTAAATTTTCAGGGATTTTCTAGGATTTCTGTGCATCgcaacaattttttttcccccgattTTCATCCTGTGCCCAATCTTTAAGAGTAGAGAGCAGTGTTTTCCccggaaattttttccagccgggtggcatgaaaaagtagccgggtggggcaagagagaatgcagggccggtgcttctgtgactacactgctgacagcataggagaaggtgagccgatgacagccgggttctCATTAAAACTAGCCGTGTGGGGcagccggctaaaagagcctggggagaacagagaggaagctctgagctCAGAAGCACTCTAAAATAGTGGAGGCACTTGCCTTGATAAGGGgaggcctctgggtcctaatgaggcttccctctgaaGGCCTTTTccagcgctgcccccccccccccccccccccaaaaaaaaaagcttctcttCAGCTCACACAGGCTCACTAGCACCACTTTCTTTGGAAAAAGCGGGGTCGGATCGAGTCCCCGCTACTGCACTGTAGCACAGACCTGATCGGGCTCTACCAGTTGCCTGAGTGGGACAGTGCAAGTGCACATGGAGGCTACACATCACAGGTCCCAGCACTGAAACAGGCTGACCACGGCTTTGAatgcctggagttggtggtttcattaaaggagtcatcagggaacatttaataaaataagtgctacttaccgggggcttcctccagcatgtccctgtgcctgcgcagtccacagcgtcccacgtggcggtgattgacagcgccgctcgagcaggcgcagtacaggccgacctggaggtcgccctgacatcGACAGGGACCAGGAGCGAGctgtggcgaacggctgcggtgagagctgcggcgagggacatgctgggagcttggggctggaggaagcccccagtaagtagcacttattttattaaatgttccctgatgactcctttacaggatacctgaagtgacatgtgacatgatgagatagacatgggtgtgtacagtgccaagcacacaaataactatgctgtgttccttttttttctttctctgtctgaaagagttaaatatcaggtatgtaagtggctgactcagttcagactcagacagaaagtgactacagtgtgaccctcaccgataagaaattccaactataaaacactttcctagcagaaaatggcttctgagaggagcaagatataaaaaggggaatgttttatcagtgagggtcacactgtagtctcttcctgtctgagccaggactgagtcagccacttacaatacctgatatttaactctttaaggcaaagaaaggaaaaaaaaaaacacagcatagttatttgtgtcctaggcactgtacaaacatatctatctcatcatgtcactttgggtatcctttaactgagaagtcggatgatttttgtactgactccacagccccgggGCTGACGCAGGAGAATGGAGAAGCCACCTTAGAACCTATAGACTTCTCTCTCCTTTGCAAACCTCACgtttgctttaaagcacacctgaacagaAGAGGACGAAAGAAAAACTTCTCaatgattcaccaggttggtaaaTCCTCTGACAATTACTATTATACACGAAGTGGGACTACTCCTGCTTGCCAAGCCAAACCAGTCTCCACAGAAAACAAGAGCTTGCCAGAACTAATCAGCACCAGTCCTAGACTTTACCAAGCATAAAAGTGTACCTGGAgctaggaggggaaaaaaaaaaaaaaaaaaaggtcacttAATTCAGGCAAGAGAAGCCTTTGGATAGCCCAGACGCTTCTCCAATCTTCTTAAACCCCTCTGTTCTTATGATCGGTCCCTCTAAACTTATTTGACAATATTGTTGAATATTTTGCTTGTGGCTGCACTCCTCCCTCCGTGTGAGCGAGGCCGCACTACACAGACACCAGTATAGTCTGATCAGTAGCATGAAGCTGCATGTGCAAAAAGCTATGCAAGCCAGAGACTTCACTGAGGCCTCTATCTTTTTCCCCTCAGTTCACACTGCGCCAAATGTACAACCCTCAGGACACAATGCGTTCATCGCCTCGTTCACATATGCACCATTGTACATCAGTCAGCTATTGCCATCACCCTTTGCAGTGTACCACCGCTGCTgcctacaggcagaggatcatcagggcagccagtcaactggtatggctttaaaggatacccgaagtgacatgtgacataatgagatagacatgggtatgtacagtgcctagcacaaataactatgctgtgttttttttccttctctgcctgaaagagttaaatatcaggtatgtaagtggctgactcagtcctgactcagacaggaagtgattgcagtgtgaccttcactgataagaaattccaactataaaaacactttcctagcagaaaatggcttctgagagcaagaaagagataaaaaggggaatttcttatcagtaagggtcacactgtagtcacttcctgtctgagtcaggactgaatcagccacttacatacctgatatttaactctttcaggcagagaaagaaaaaaaaaaaaaaaaggaccacagcatagttatttgtatgctaggcactgtacatacccatgtctatctcatgtcacttcgggtatcctttaaaggaggacatatccctctcacctcaggttcactttatgtACTGCAGAGTCTTCAGTACCGCTCATTGGAACTGAATGAATAGATGAAAACAGATTCTGTTGCCTTGCATAactgtttgcatgtctgctgatACATTCCGCTTTGATCAGCAGAACATATTTTATGGTAGTGTGAAGTAAAAAAGTgcacctggggggtacttacctcgagagGAGAAAACCTCTGGATCCcaatagagcaggggtctcaaactcgcggcccatttGCGGccatcgatacaatattttgtggccctcgctggcaaaagcttccttatacttCGCTTCAGTGATCCAAAGTAATCGGCCgcatcccgccgctaaacgagggctgcagagcccccaaatcgcccagggggcaatccgccggcatttcctggaaggggcagagctttcagcttcagctctgcccctcctgacgtcaatcgccgcacggatcgccgcctctccccgcccctctctgtgaagaaagagtgagaggggcgggcagaggcggcgatgcgccgcgattgtgaaattccttatgcggcccagcctcatcctgactttgcctcctgcggccccccaggtaaattgagtttgagaccactGCAATAGAGGCTTGCCCCGTCCTCAGCaatggggatccagcactggctcccccgaaagtcCGTTTGTCGCCATTCCTACGCAGGCGCACTGGCAGCCTTCCCTTGGGgtctggcggaaatagccgagcccgatcgggttTGCTCTGCTGTAAAGGCACAAGCAGTCTGTGCCGGCACAGTAGAGGACCCAATCTGGCTCGACTAGTTCCGATGGAGCCTGATCAGAAAGCTGCTAGTGCACCTGCACAGGCAGGCCTCAGTCATTGCTTTGACTTTTTCCTGGGGTGCAAGTGCTGAATCTGGCTGGCTGAGGACGgggtaagcctcattaggatccagaggctaacCCTTCCTGAGTTATGAGATATACATGAAAGGCAGGTTGCAAGGAAGGAAATCATCATGCAGGGTCCTACAATTTGAAACAATTCCATCAAGCTTATGATCTGCAAGTGGCCATGCACATATTAATGATTCATAAAGTGCCAACaggttccatagcgctgtacaaagtaagaaataaacCTGGGTTACAATATAATACAAACCATGCTATACTGCAGTATACAAAGACACAGAATctgtacaaagtacagaattggtaataacagtgaaataattaatatgaataaatgtgtaataaaatccaaaacacaaaagggtgagagagccctgcccttgcaagcttacagtaTAATGGAACAGAGGGAAAACGAGGTGGGGTAGTAAAGAATATCTATACCTAGAGACaggaggccatatgcaattcgttttttcaccttagtttttttcctaggtgatactttcacaacttgtaaataaaatgccttttaaaccaccagcagaaaaaaaatgctcaaaataaattttaacagtacttttcccacttacttttaggtactttttctattgtaaaGCGCTACAAAGGTATTTTAAATGgatgatgaaaaatgatctcctaggagaaaaagtcaattgcatacggTCCAGTGTGTTTTAAGTGATCTGGTAGGAAGTACAACTTGTCAACATGGTGGCCTAAGGTAGACCATATGCTTGATGGAAAAAGTAAATGTGTTGAGGGCACTTCTAAAGATCTCAAAC from Hyperolius riggenbachi isolate aHypRig1 chromosome 5, aHypRig1.pri, whole genome shotgun sequence encodes the following:
- the ZNF706 gene encoding zinc finger protein 706, which produces MARGHQKLQSQQKNAKKQAEQKKKQGHDQKAAAKAALVFTCSVCRTQMPDPKTFKQHFESKHPKVPLPPELVGVEA